DNA from Rhinatrema bivittatum chromosome 16, aRhiBiv1.1, whole genome shotgun sequence:
ACCTTGGGTTTTTAACTCTAACGTGTTCTGACCATCATCTCCACaaacccatgtacttcttcctcagtaacctGTCCTTCTTGGATATCTGTAACACCTCAGTCACACTCTCTACACTGCTGGAAACTCTCTTAAAAGAGAAAACAtatatttccttctctctatGTATGACACAGCTTTACTGTTTCATAAGTTTCATAAGTATAGAATTCTTCCTTCTCACAGCCATGGCTTATGACCGCTATGTGGCAATCTGCAACCCTTTGCGATACCCACTCATAATGAATAAAAGTGTCTGTATCTTATTGATGGCTGCTTCATGGATAACTGGCTTTCTGGAACAAATTCCTGTTGAAGTTTTCATATCCCAGTTCTCCTATTGTGGTATCAAAAagattaaccatttcttctgtgacctcAATGCAATAATAAAACTCTCCTGTAGTGATACCCACATCCTTGAAACCTTAATTATAACTGAAGGTGCATTTGTTACCTTCTTTCCCTTTATACTAACGCTGTCATCTTACATATTTATCATCAAGGCCATCCTGAAAATTCGATCTTCAAAAGGGAGAcacaaggccttctccacctgctcctcccacctcacagtcGTTTTTCTATTCTATGGGACTCTTATATCTATCTACATGAGGCCAAGCTCAATGTATTCCCCAGATTTAGACAAAATGTTTTCCTTGCTATATACTGCTTTGACTCCAATGCTGAACCCCATTATCTATAGCCTCAGAAATCAAGAAGTAAAAACTGCCCTCAGAAAAGTCAGAGATAGAAAGCAGTAAACAAAGcctaaattaaatatatatatatatatatatatatatatatatatatatatatatatatatacatatatatatatattattgctATCTAAAACTCATCTATTTTCATCTAAGGGATTGATTGGTTCTAGCCAGCGTCCTAATTTAATTTTCTACTGTAAAACAGTTAAACAGATTTGACTAAATTCATTAGGCATCAATGCTGACCCCTCAAAAATAGGAATTCTAGGAGGCAGAGATTGTCTCAACCATACTGACAATTTAGAGAAATTATTATTTTAGGGAAATTCACTTTTTGAAAGATGCCTGGTTTATCTGTTGAATCAATCAACCTTCCCTCTATTGCTATTTCTAGATTTGGGATGTCCCTTAAAACTGTAGTAATTTGATACCATGTGAAAAAATCTCTCACAGGGCCTGTAGGTCCAGGAGATGTCCTGTGTAACAAAGGTTGGCGTAGCAGGAGTTTTAGAAAGAGGTGCCATCTGCAAAGTCATTTTGTTCCACTGGTTTGAAGATAAGTCGCTCCCCCTCCTCATCTTCTCTAGCAAGCACAGCAGGGAAAGTGGTGCTCTAGTGATCTCAGACTAGGAAAATTGGCCTCGATCCTCCACATACTGGTGATATCTTCTTAATTTGTTAGTTCTGATTATTTTAtgatgcatttgtgtgtgtttaGCCATGGCTTTATTATTTGTGTTTTATAGTTAAGTATTTAATATATTCAATTAAat
Protein-coding regions in this window:
- the LOC115077648 gene encoding olfactory receptor 1019-like is translated as MGEENKTLNTGFILLGFSRHSHQQLLISVMVLPVFLISVLGNLGFLTLTCSDHHLHKPMYFFLSNLSFLDICNTSVTLSTLLETLLKEKTYISFSLCMTQLYCFISFISIEFFLLTAMAYDRYVAICNPLRYPLIMNKSVCILLMAASWITGFLEQIPVEVFISQFSYCGIKKINHFFCDLNAIIKLSCSDTHILETLIITEGAFVTFFPFILTLSSYIFIIKAILKIRSSKGRHKAFSTCSSHLTVVFLFYGTLISIYMRPSSMYSPDLDKMFSLLYTALTPMLNPIIYSLRNQEVKTALRKVRDRKQ